From the Pseudoalteromonas tunicata genome, one window contains:
- a CDS encoding Yip1 family protein — translation MILNHLWGIYAHPKEEWHSIDDRHESFKYSLSHILLIALIPSLMGYYSAVYLGWSIGSGKDIFLTSQSASMIAVAMYFALIAGVFALAYLALWMAQTFGATPTYTQTLELSAYTATPIFMAAFAAFYPELWFIVCVGLGALAYSVYLLYTGVPILMHIPEERGFIYASSVVTSGLILLVIILAATAIMWTSGYAPVFN, via the coding sequence ATGATATTGAATCACTTATGGGGTATTTATGCCCATCCAAAAGAAGAGTGGCATTCGATTGATGATCGCCATGAAAGTTTTAAATACAGTTTATCTCATATCTTACTGATTGCTTTAATCCCATCTTTAATGGGCTATTACTCGGCTGTTTACCTTGGCTGGAGCATCGGCTCTGGAAAAGATATTTTCTTAACCTCACAAAGTGCTTCCATGATAGCCGTGGCAATGTATTTTGCGCTCATTGCTGGTGTATTTGCTCTTGCTTATTTAGCCCTTTGGATGGCACAAACCTTTGGTGCAACACCAACTTATACTCAAACCCTTGAATTATCGGCATATACAGCAACCCCCATTTTTATGGCCGCGTTTGCTGCATTTTACCCTGAGCTTTGGTTTATTGTTTGTGTTGGGCTAGGAGCTTTAGCTTACTCCGTGTATTTACTTTATACCGGGGTGCCAATTTTAATGCATATCCCTGAGGAGCGCGGTTTTATTTACGCAAGTTCAGTTGTAACAAGCGGTTTAATATTATTGGTGATCATTTTAGCTGCAACCGCCATTATGTGGACCTCAGGCTATGCACCTGTATTTAATTAG